From one Mangrovibacterium diazotrophicum genomic stretch:
- a CDS encoding glycosyltransferase family 117 protein: MTFRKKNCLWGWLIFAIALVVYVITLEPTMSLWDCGEFLVAATKLEIPHAPGAPLFMLIGRIFSLLSFGNPERQAVMVNLVSALSSAGTVMLLFWTSVWLMRKIVPEKIGLVWLASAVGALAYAFTDSFWFSAVEAEVYAMSSLFTALVLWAATRWEEEADDPNASRWILLIFFLTGLSIGVHLLNLLVIPSVALIVYFKKYRFSWPGLFLALGGSLALILLLMKVYIPGLFSLAGPFELIAVNTFHLPFNSGFYFYLFVLVAVFTAALFYAHRRAGNLFTQVILSLLFLTLGYTSYFTVFIRSAANPPVDQGNPETTFELINYLNRENYGTRPILYGENYASVPRGYHDRTSYVTEGDHYVPVKLNPKVDYVPETVGFFPRMSSKDEGHKQAYNSWVDLKGKKVFYRDEQGQRQQTVIPTFGENLQFFLRYQFGHMYWRYFMWNFVGKQDDVQGFGGSLHGNWESGISFVDQARLGPQENLPEELKNNKGRNHYFFLPFLLGVIGLVFHFKRERKSFWPMALLFAIMSLGLVVYLNEVPQTPRERDYVYVASFYVFALWMGVGALAELVWLQRRLKSPLAIGIGGLLLLAAGPGILLAQNYDDHDRSGRYTARDLARNYLESCEPNAILFTHADNDTYPLWYCQEVEGIRRDVRVVVMPYLSAGWYLRQVNRKIYDNPGLKLTVPLAKYETGDVDYLPVVSRISKKAGWKEVLNFVADDSTQTKVELQDGEQVDYIPLTRITLPVGDTQIPLQLDRKYIVRNELAFWDVIASNVSERPIYFTSWVDPRDFGLKDYLRFDGMVYKLVATETPSENVADMGGIESDVLYDKLMNRCNWDNLTDSSVYFDWHHRRMFAVMNIRAAFYRLADALIGEGDLERAKKVLDRSAEILPFSLWPVDYWLCEGTAQYFEIGETDAGMQRLQEQRYLLEQWLDYFEQFSEEQQAFIAEERTAKLYYYRQLLLLAQKVDPEVSREMDAKFSAYLDRISAEN, encoded by the coding sequence GCTGATCGGTCGAATTTTTTCGCTGCTGAGCTTTGGCAATCCCGAGCGGCAGGCCGTGATGGTGAATCTAGTTTCTGCCTTGTCGAGCGCTGGAACAGTGATGTTATTATTTTGGACGTCGGTATGGTTGATGCGAAAAATAGTGCCAGAAAAGATTGGTTTAGTGTGGCTAGCTTCGGCAGTTGGTGCGCTGGCTTACGCGTTTACCGACTCGTTTTGGTTTTCGGCAGTCGAGGCTGAAGTGTACGCTATGTCGTCGCTTTTTACAGCCTTGGTTTTGTGGGCTGCTACCCGTTGGGAAGAGGAAGCTGACGATCCGAATGCTTCTCGCTGGATTTTGCTCATTTTCTTTTTAACGGGTTTGTCGATTGGCGTCCATTTGCTGAATTTGTTGGTAATTCCTTCGGTCGCTTTGATTGTCTATTTTAAAAAGTATCGCTTTAGCTGGCCGGGACTATTCCTGGCACTGGGCGGATCGCTCGCCTTGATCCTGCTGCTAATGAAAGTCTACATTCCCGGATTGTTTTCTCTGGCCGGACCTTTCGAGCTGATTGCGGTGAATACATTTCACCTACCGTTCAATTCCGGATTTTACTTTTACCTGTTCGTATTGGTCGCCGTGTTTACGGCGGCTTTGTTTTATGCGCATCGCCGCGCCGGCAACCTGTTCACGCAAGTGATCTTGAGCCTGCTTTTTCTCACGTTGGGCTATACATCTTATTTCACGGTTTTTATTCGTTCGGCAGCCAATCCGCCGGTCGATCAGGGAAACCCGGAAACCACTTTTGAGTTAATCAACTATCTGAATCGCGAAAATTACGGGACGCGCCCCATTTTGTACGGCGAAAATTACGCTTCAGTGCCACGTGGGTATCACGACCGAACAAGTTACGTTACAGAAGGAGATCATTATGTGCCGGTCAAATTAAATCCAAAGGTTGACTATGTGCCAGAGACGGTTGGCTTTTTTCCGCGTATGTCCAGCAAAGACGAAGGCCACAAACAGGCCTATAACAGTTGGGTTGATTTGAAAGGGAAGAAGGTTTTCTACCGGGATGAACAAGGTCAGCGGCAGCAGACGGTGATTCCGACTTTCGGTGAAAATCTACAGTTTTTTCTGCGTTATCAATTTGGGCATATGTACTGGCGCTACTTCATGTGGAACTTTGTAGGAAAACAAGATGATGTCCAAGGCTTCGGCGGTTCGTTGCACGGTAACTGGGAATCCGGAATTTCGTTTGTTGATCAAGCCCGGTTGGGGCCGCAAGAAAATCTACCGGAAGAGTTGAAAAATAATAAAGGGCGAAATCATTATTTCTTTTTGCCTTTTCTGTTGGGAGTGATTGGATTGGTTTTTCATTTTAAACGGGAGCGAAAATCATTTTGGCCAATGGCGCTTTTGTTTGCGATTATGAGCCTCGGGTTGGTGGTATACCTGAATGAAGTTCCGCAAACGCCCCGCGAACGCGACTATGTTTATGTGGCCTCTTTTTATGTGTTTGCCTTATGGATGGGCGTTGGCGCGCTGGCTGAGTTGGTTTGGTTGCAGCGAAGATTAAAATCTCCCTTGGCGATTGGAATCGGCGGACTGTTGTTGCTGGCCGCAGGACCGGGAATTTTACTGGCGCAAAATTACGATGACCATGATCGGTCGGGGCGATACACGGCACGCGACCTGGCACGAAATTACTTGGAAAGTTGTGAGCCGAATGCTATTTTGTTTACTCATGCTGATAATGATACTTATCCGTTGTGGTATTGCCAGGAGGTTGAAGGAATCCGGCGCGATGTGCGTGTGGTGGTGATGCCTTACCTGAGCGCTGGTTGGTATTTGCGGCAGGTTAACCGAAAAATTTACGATAACCCGGGTTTGAAGTTGACGGTGCCACTAGCCAAGTACGAAACGGGCGATGTGGATTATTTGCCGGTTGTGTCGCGCATTAGCAAAAAAGCGGGATGGAAAGAGGTGCTCAATTTTGTGGCCGACGACTCGACCCAGACCAAGGTGGAGTTGCAAGACGGTGAACAAGTCGATTATATTCCGCTTACCCGGATCACTTTGCCAGTGGGTGACACCCAAATTCCGCTGCAGTTGGATCGAAAATATATTGTTCGGAACGAACTTGCTTTTTGGGATGTCATTGCTTCGAATGTCAGCGAGCGTCCGATCTACTTCACATCGTGGGTCGACCCGCGCGATTTTGGGCTGAAGGACTATCTGCGTTTTGACGGGATGGTGTATAAATTGGTTGCCACAGAAACACCTTCGGAAAATGTGGCTGATATGGGCGGCATCGAATCCGATGTTTTGTACGATAAGTTGATGAATCGCTGCAATTGGGATAATCTGACTGATTCATCAGTCTATTTCGACTGGCACCACCGGCGTATGTTTGCAGTGATGAATATCCGCGCAGCTTTCTATCGGTTGGCTGATGCATTGATCGGCGAAGGTGATTTGGAGCGTGCAAAAAAAGTGTTGGATCGCTCTGCAGAAATTTTGCCTTTCAGCCTTTGGCCGGTCGATTATTGGTTGTGCGAGGGTACTGCGCAATATTTTGAAATTGGAGAGACTGATGCCGGGATGCAGCGCTTGCAGGAACAGCGTTATCTGTTGGAGCAATGGCTCGATTATTTTGAGCAGTTCAGCGAGGAGCAGCAAGCTTTTATTGCAGAGGAACGAACGGCAAAACTTTATTACTACCGTCAATTGTTGTTGCTGGCTCAAAAGGTTGATCCAGAAGTTAGTCGGGAAATGGATGCGAAATTTTCGGCTTACCTGGATCGTATATCTGCGGAAAACTAG
- a CDS encoding globin domain-containing protein: MEFKITRLPFGLRLNKYQPDNELYTILGEKGIRQMVSDHYDLLAASKMKHLFPDDEKGLNGAKQRSADFFIQRLGGPDYFNQRRGSPQLASRHLPFRIDSEARVVWLQCYAKVLSKLDGVPEPVIEAFWNYLHDFSNWMVNTPDRPSILMTPKK, encoded by the coding sequence ATGGAATTCAAGATTACACGACTGCCGTTCGGCTTACGATTGAATAAATATCAGCCAGACAATGAGCTGTATACTATTTTGGGTGAAAAAGGAATTCGCCAAATGGTTAGCGACCACTACGATTTGTTGGCTGCCAGCAAAATGAAGCATTTATTCCCGGATGACGAAAAAGGACTTAACGGAGCGAAACAGCGTTCTGCCGACTTTTTTATTCAACGTCTCGGAGGACCTGATTACTTCAATCAGCGTCGTGGATCGCCGCAACTGGCTTCGCGTCACCTCCCTTTCCGCATCGATAGCGAGGCGCGTGTGGTGTGGTTGCAGTGTTATGCAAAAGTATTAAGTAAACTGGACGGTGTTCCAGAACCGGTTATCGAAGCTTTCTGGAATTACTTGCATGATTTTTCGAACTGGATGGTAAACACACCAGACCGTCCGTCGATTTTAATGACTCCTAAAAAATAA
- a CDS encoding RNA polymerase sigma factor, whose product MFGRKIKNYSDEKLMQFIASGDQQAFTQLYQRYQQRLYYYFFRMLGNSEELANDFLQEVFLKIFEKPERFNPEYSFKTWVFSVAYNLCKNEYRRLEIRKDSPPLETELPPVLPQSISQEELLSQIFASLDELSTEHRSVFLMHYREGFAVKDIAKMLDIAPGTVKSRLFNTRKFLAGKFLYLKDEIEF is encoded by the coding sequence ATGTTCGGACGAAAAATAAAGAATTACAGCGACGAAAAACTGATGCAATTCATTGCATCGGGCGATCAGCAGGCTTTTACCCAGCTTTACCAACGATATCAGCAGCGGCTGTACTACTATTTTTTTCGCATGCTGGGAAATTCGGAAGAACTGGCAAACGACTTTCTACAGGAGGTTTTTCTGAAGATCTTTGAAAAACCGGAACGCTTCAACCCGGAGTACTCTTTTAAAACCTGGGTCTTTTCGGTTGCCTACAATTTGTGCAAAAACGAATACCGTCGGTTGGAAATCCGCAAAGACAGCCCGCCCCTGGAAACCGAACTTCCACCTGTATTACCACAAAGTATCAGTCAGGAGGAGTTGCTCAGTCAAATTTTTGCGAGTCTGGATGAACTCAGCACCGAGCACCGATCGGTGTTCCTGATGCACTATCGCGAAGGTTTCGCGGTGAAAGACATTGCCAAGATGTTGGATATTGCGCCGGGAACAGTAAAATCGCGCCTATTCAACACACGGAAATTTTTGGCGGGTAAGTTTCTGTATTTAAAAGACGAAATTGAATTTTAA
- a CDS encoding DUF3098 domain-containing protein translates to MLFDRKKYIRLISILLLLILGFVLMSGPGKHPANEFDPSIFSFRRITLAPIIVLASYAGIIWLIMHKPKDECSDEK, encoded by the coding sequence ATGCTTTTTGATCGAAAGAAATATATCCGGCTGATTTCCATCCTGCTTTTATTAATTTTAGGCTTTGTATTGATGAGCGGCCCGGGAAAACACCCGGCGAATGAATTTGATCCGTCAATTTTCAGTTTTCGCCGTATTACACTGGCACCAATTATTGTGCTGGCAAGCTACGCCGGGATTATTTGGCTGATCATGCACAAACCCAAAGACGAATGTTCGGACGAAAAATAA
- a CDS encoding DNA/RNA non-specific endonuclease: MKRLLFTFILLLSVGILFAQKYLPSSRGELVEHTYITLSYSEANEQAEWVYYELTPEFVAGNAKRSDDFRPDPKVSTASAQLSDYAGSGYDRGHLCPAGSMTINATAMSESFYLSNMSPQLPAFNRGGWKELETLVRKWVAEYDRLYVITGPLLRGANMHIGPDKVTVPNFYYKVIYAPNQGEMIAFVMPNAKIDHELKEYAVAVDEVERLTGIDFFAGMEDKIETRLEGNVSVTKWDFNGSVIPPKVVEKVKEETTSGQCQGITASGARCKRKAKPGSKYCFQHGSL; the protein is encoded by the coding sequence ATGAAAAGACTACTCTTTACTTTTATTTTGCTGCTCTCGGTTGGTATTTTGTTTGCACAAAAGTATTTGCCTTCGTCTCGCGGTGAGCTTGTTGAGCATACTTACATTACACTTTCGTACAGCGAAGCGAATGAACAGGCCGAATGGGTGTATTATGAATTGACACCGGAGTTTGTCGCCGGAAATGCAAAGCGCTCGGATGATTTTCGGCCAGATCCAAAGGTGTCAACTGCCTCGGCACAGCTTAGCGACTACGCAGGTTCTGGTTACGATCGCGGGCATCTTTGTCCTGCGGGTTCGATGACCATAAATGCGACGGCAATGTCCGAAAGCTTTTATCTATCGAACATGTCACCCCAGCTTCCGGCATTTAATCGCGGCGGATGGAAAGAGTTGGAGACGTTGGTCCGAAAATGGGTGGCTGAGTACGATCGTTTATATGTGATTACAGGCCCGTTGCTGAGAGGCGCAAACATGCACATTGGGCCGGATAAAGTGACTGTTCCCAATTTTTATTACAAAGTCATTTATGCTCCGAATCAGGGAGAGATGATCGCTTTCGTGATGCCCAACGCGAAAATCGACCATGAGTTGAAGGAATACGCCGTAGCTGTTGACGAGGTGGAGCGCTTAACCGGGATTGATTTCTTTGCGGGAATGGAGGACAAAATTGAAACTCGGTTAGAAGGCAATGTGTCTGTTACGAAATGGGATTTCAATGGATCAGTTATTCCTCCAAAAGTTGTAGAAAAAGTCAAGGAGGAAACAACCAGCGGGCAATGCCAAGGCATCACTGCCAGCGGCGCCAGATGCAAGCGTAAAGCCAAACCGGGCAGCAAGTATTGCTTTCAGCATGGCAGCTTGTAA
- a CDS encoding acyltransferase yields the protein MKQALKSVVKGNPIVEKYARILMNRNNFAALFPRKRISGKNNIIRVKNSVILNNCKFDIAGNNNSVEIHCSAILNNVTFFIRGNQNKIEIGEKVRFWRGGELWIEDYNGTIKIGNHSTFENTHIAVTEPYSKIEIGEDCMFAYGIDIRTGDSHSIIDINTNKRINYAQDISIGNHVWVASHASILKGVTIGDNSVIATRSVVTKNFEEDHILVGGSPARKLKEGINWDRQRIYEEEQRIIAS from the coding sequence ATGAAACAAGCGTTGAAATCTGTTGTAAAAGGTAACCCGATCGTGGAAAAATATGCTCGGATCTTAATGAATCGAAATAATTTTGCGGCTCTCTTTCCGCGAAAAAGAATCTCCGGAAAAAATAACATCATACGAGTTAAAAACTCTGTAATCCTGAACAATTGCAAGTTCGACATTGCAGGCAATAATAACAGTGTTGAAATTCACTGTTCTGCGATCTTGAACAACGTAACATTCTTCATTCGAGGAAACCAAAATAAGATTGAGATTGGTGAAAAAGTCAGATTCTGGAGGGGTGGAGAACTTTGGATTGAAGACTACAACGGCACTATCAAAATTGGAAACCACAGTACATTCGAGAATACACATATCGCTGTCACTGAGCCATATTCTAAAATTGAGATTGGAGAGGATTGTATGTTTGCTTACGGCATCGATATTAGGACAGGAGATTCACATTCCATTATCGATATTAATACAAATAAACGAATAAACTATGCGCAGGATATCTCGATAGGCAACCACGTATGGGTGGCCTCTCATGCATCTATTTTGAAGGGTGTTACTATTGGTGACAATAGTGTTATTGCAACCAGGTCTGTTGTCACAAAAAATTTCGAGGAAGATCATATTTTAGTTGGCGGTTCTCCTGCTAGAAAGCTAAAAGAGGGAATCAACTGGGATAGGCAACGAATATACGAGGAAGAACAAAGAATAATTGCTTCGTGA
- a CDS encoding RNA polymerase sigma factor: MMTKETRFKEIVAENEERIRRICRYYAPSEEDSKDMCQEVLVNIWKSLDNFRGDAAMSTWIYRIAVNTSLSHSGKAFKQMKFRVDADEQTLGKLLEDDGGEQVQLLEKQLELMESEINQLSVIDKALISLMLEDVPGKEIANIIGITEPNVRVKLHRIKEILRHAMKNSLINQDA; this comes from the coding sequence ATGATGACGAAAGAAACGCGTTTCAAAGAAATTGTCGCTGAAAACGAAGAACGGATCCGACGAATATGTCGTTATTATGCCCCGTCGGAAGAAGATTCGAAGGATATGTGCCAGGAAGTTCTGGTGAATATCTGGAAAAGCCTGGACAACTTTCGGGGCGACGCTGCCATGAGTACCTGGATTTATAGAATTGCAGTGAACACCTCACTCAGTCATTCGGGCAAAGCGTTTAAGCAGATGAAATTCCGTGTCGATGCAGACGAGCAAACGCTGGGCAAACTTTTAGAGGACGACGGAGGCGAACAGGTTCAGTTACTCGAAAAACAACTGGAGCTGATGGAATCCGAAATCAACCAACTCTCCGTCATCGACAAAGCTTTAATCAGTCTGATGTTAGAAGATGTTCCCGGCAAAGAAATCGCCAACATTATCGGGATCACCGAACCCAATGTGCGGGTAAAATTGCACCGGATCAAAGAAATTCTTCGTCACGCAATGAAAAACTCATTAATCAATCAGGACGCTTAA
- a CDS encoding DNA alkylation repair protein, with translation MHPVLVQVRSELQQLANPEIAEINQRFFKEPITVYGLKAVDIRKLAKSSYKDIKDLPKAEIFDICDQFWQSGYHEEAIIACLWAYELRKSYTLDDFAVFEKWIKNDITNWAQCDTLCNHPVGDLVMLYPDLISKLKAFANSENRWVKRAAAVSLIIPARRGKFLYDIFEIADLLLTDTDDLVQKGYGWMLKAASEAHQQEVFNYVVSKKAVMPRTALRYAIEKMPKEMKAEAMKK, from the coding sequence ATGCATCCAGTTTTAGTTCAAGTTCGCTCGGAACTTCAACAACTCGCCAATCCTGAAATCGCTGAAATTAATCAACGCTTTTTCAAAGAGCCCATCACCGTTTATGGCTTAAAAGCTGTAGATATCCGTAAACTTGCAAAATCGAGTTACAAAGACATAAAAGATCTCCCGAAAGCAGAAATATTCGACATCTGCGACCAGTTTTGGCAATCGGGTTATCACGAAGAAGCGATCATTGCCTGTCTTTGGGCTTACGAATTGCGAAAAAGTTACACCCTCGACGACTTCGCGGTGTTTGAAAAGTGGATTAAAAACGATATCACCAATTGGGCCCAGTGCGATACGCTTTGCAACCACCCGGTTGGCGACCTGGTCATGTTGTACCCGGATTTGATTTCAAAGTTGAAGGCCTTCGCCAATTCCGAAAACCGATGGGTGAAACGGGCTGCTGCCGTCAGCCTCATTATTCCAGCCCGCCGAGGCAAATTCCTCTACGACATCTTCGAAATTGCTGACCTTCTGCTAACCGACACCGACGATTTGGTGCAAAAGGGTTACGGCTGGATGTTGAAAGCAGCCTCGGAAGCACACCAACAGGAAGTGTTCAATTACGTCGTAAGCAAAAAAGCAGTCATGCCGCGAACCGCACTGCGCTACGCCATTGAAAAGATGCCGAAAGAGATGAAGGCAGAAGCGATGAAAAAGTAA
- a CDS encoding class II fructose-bisphosphate aldolase translates to MAVSYKDLGLVNTKELFKKAVDGGYAIPAYNFNNLEQLQAIIQACVETKSPVILQVSSGARKYANATLLRNMARGAVEYAEELGYKIPVVLHLDHGDTFELCKDCIDNGFSSVMIDGSHHSYEENIALTKKVVEYAHAHGVTVEGELGVLAGVEDDVVAEHSTYTKPSEVEDFVNRTGVDSLAISIGTSHGAHKFTPAQCTKNADGVLIPPPLKFEILEEIEKRIPGFPIVLHGASSVPMKYVDEINANGGSLAAAVGIPEEQLRKAAKSAVCKINIDSDGRLAMTAAVRKVFIEKPGEFDPRKFLGPARDELKKLYMHKNVEVLGSAQQA, encoded by the coding sequence ATGGCAGTAAGTTATAAAGACTTAGGGCTCGTTAACACGAAAGAACTGTTCAAAAAAGCTGTTGACGGCGGTTATGCAATTCCTGCATACAATTTCAATAACCTGGAACAACTTCAGGCAATCATCCAAGCATGTGTTGAAACAAAATCACCTGTAATTCTGCAAGTTTCTTCAGGTGCACGTAAATATGCCAACGCTACTTTGTTGCGTAACATGGCTCGCGGTGCTGTTGAATATGCTGAAGAATTGGGTTATAAAATTCCGGTTGTTCTTCACCTTGACCACGGTGATACATTCGAATTGTGTAAAGACTGTATCGACAACGGTTTCTCTTCTGTAATGATCGACGGTTCTCACCACTCATACGAAGAAAACATTGCCCTGACTAAAAAAGTAGTTGAATACGCTCACGCACACGGTGTAACTGTTGAAGGCGAATTAGGCGTATTGGCTGGTGTTGAAGATGACGTGGTTGCTGAACACTCAACTTACACTAAACCTTCAGAAGTTGAAGATTTCGTAAACCGTACCGGTGTTGACTCACTGGCTATTTCAATTGGTACTTCTCACGGAGCACACAAATTTACTCCTGCTCAGTGTACTAAAAATGCTGACGGCGTGTTAATTCCACCTCCATTGAAATTCGAGATCCTGGAAGAAATCGAAAAACGTATTCCTGGATTCCCAATTGTACTGCACGGTGCTTCTTCTGTTCCAATGAAATATGTTGACGAAATCAACGCTAACGGTGGTTCATTAGCTGCTGCTGTTGGTATTCCTGAAGAACAATTGCGCAAAGCTGCTAAATCTGCCGTTTGTAAAATCAACATCGACTCTGATGGTCGTTTGGCAATGACTGCTGCTGTTCGCAAAGTGTTTATCGAAAAACCGGGAGAATTCGACCCTCGTAAATTCCTCGGACCTGCTCGCGACGAACTGAAAAAACTTTACATGCACAAAAACGTGGAAGTTTTGGGTTCTGCTCAACAAGCGTAA
- the fbaA gene encoding class II fructose-bisphosphate aldolase: MGKISDHIKPGVVTGSDLQLLFKLAKEGGFAMPAVNVVSSSSVNAVLEAAKVVDSPVMIQFSNGGAQFYAGKGLKLDGQQAQIAGAVAGAKYIHEVAALYGVRVVLHTDHAAKKLLPWIDGLLEAGEKFYAETGKPLFSSHMIDLSEESLEENIEICKTYLERMAKIDMTLEIELGVTGGEEDGVDNTDVDNALLYTQPEEVSFAYEELKKISPNFTIAASFGNVHGVYKPGNVKLTPKILDASQKYITEKFGLTDVKPVNFVFHGGSGSTREEIREAISYGVIKMNIDTDTQWSYWDGVRAYEAANHDYLQGQIGNPEGEDKPNKKYYDPRVWIRKGEEATIARLKVAFEDLNCIGVN; encoded by the coding sequence ATGGGAAAAATTTCTGATCACATTAAGCCTGGAGTTGTTACAGGCTCTGATTTACAGTTGCTTTTCAAACTTGCTAAAGAAGGTGGGTTTGCAATGCCTGCTGTAAATGTTGTAAGCTCAAGTTCTGTGAATGCAGTTCTGGAAGCGGCCAAAGTTGTTGACTCTCCTGTTATGATTCAATTTTCAAACGGTGGAGCACAATTCTATGCTGGTAAAGGATTAAAATTGGACGGACAGCAAGCTCAAATTGCCGGTGCTGTTGCCGGAGCAAAATACATTCATGAGGTTGCTGCATTGTATGGTGTACGTGTTGTTTTGCACACTGACCATGCTGCTAAAAAATTATTGCCTTGGATTGACGGTCTGTTGGAAGCGGGTGAAAAATTCTATGCAGAAACCGGAAAACCATTGTTCTCCTCTCACATGATTGACTTGTCGGAAGAATCACTGGAAGAAAACATCGAGATTTGTAAAACATATCTTGAGCGTATGGCTAAAATCGATATGACACTCGAAATTGAGTTGGGTGTTACCGGTGGTGAAGAAGACGGTGTTGACAACACAGATGTTGACAATGCTTTGTTGTACACACAACCTGAAGAAGTTTCTTTCGCTTACGAAGAACTGAAGAAAATCAGCCCGAACTTCACAATTGCTGCGTCGTTCGGTAACGTACATGGTGTTTACAAGCCAGGTAACGTTAAATTGACTCCGAAAATTCTGGATGCTTCTCAAAAATACATCACAGAAAAGTTCGGTTTGACTGATGTAAAACCTGTAAACTTCGTATTCCACGGTGGTTCAGGTTCAACTCGTGAAGAAATTCGCGAAGCGATCTCTTACGGTGTTATCAAAATGAACATCGATACGGATACGCAATGGTCATACTGGGATGGTGTTCGTGCTTACGAAGCTGCTAACCACGATTATCTGCAAGGACAGATCGGTAACCCGGAAGGTGAAGACAAACCGAACAAGAAATATTACGATCCTCGCGTTTGGATTCGTAAAGGTGAAGAGGCAACAATCGCTCGTTTGAAAGTTGCTTTCGAAGATTTGAACTGTATCGGTGTAAACTAA
- a CDS encoding sodium-dependent transporter has protein sequence MTEKRKGGRAEFSSKFGVIAAAAGSAVGLGNIWKFPYITGVYGGAAFLFVYLGFIAAIGLPVMLSELIIGRKSRRNAFGAFKKLAPKSMWRYVGMLGVGAAFMILAFYGVVAGWSVEYVVVSVLNGFKSQTPDQLSSMFSDFIAAPFRPVIYQLIFMFLTGLIVMIGIKDGIEKNVKIMMPLLVVIILVLDIRAITLPGAGEGLKFLFHPDFSKLTGEGILSALGHAFFSLSLGMGTLITYGSYIDNKNNLINTAINVTVADTLIAVLAGVAIFPAVFAFGIEASSGPGLVFITLPNVFQQMPGGYIFSILFFLLLTVAALTSSISILEVVVAYFNEELKMKRRVATVFATVIISLLGIICSLSMGIFDHYTFFDLNFFDLLDWVSANLLLPLGGLFISLFVGWRLGRKKVREEIQKGGSITEMFLSIFMFLVRIIAPIAIAIVFLKGIGLLNI, from the coding sequence ATGACAGAAAAACGTAAAGGCGGCAGAGCTGAGTTTTCCAGTAAGTTTGGTGTAATCGCGGCAGCAGCCGGTTCGGCAGTCGGATTGGGAAATATTTGGAAGTTTCCATACATCACCGGTGTATACGGTGGGGCAGCTTTCCTTTTTGTGTACCTTGGATTTATCGCGGCTATCGGTTTGCCGGTCATGCTTTCCGAGTTGATTATTGGTCGTAAATCACGACGAAATGCTTTCGGAGCTTTCAAAAAACTGGCTCCAAAATCGATGTGGCGCTATGTTGGGATGCTTGGAGTAGGAGCGGCGTTTATGATTTTGGCTTTTTACGGAGTTGTTGCGGGCTGGAGTGTCGAGTATGTGGTGGTGTCGGTCCTAAATGGATTTAAGTCGCAAACGCCCGATCAGTTGTCTTCGATGTTTTCTGACTTTATTGCTGCACCTTTTCGCCCGGTAATTTACCAGTTGATTTTCATGTTTCTCACCGGTTTGATCGTTATGATCGGGATCAAGGATGGTATCGAAAAGAATGTGAAGATCATGATGCCACTTTTGGTTGTTATTATTTTGGTTCTTGATATTCGTGCCATCACATTGCCGGGGGCAGGCGAGGGTCTGAAGTTCTTGTTTCACCCCGACTTTTCGAAATTGACAGGCGAGGGGATATTGAGTGCATTGGGCCACGCGTTCTTCTCGTTGAGTTTGGGGATGGGAACCTTGATTACCTACGGTTCATACATCGATAATAAAAACAACCTGATTAATACAGCAATTAATGTGACTGTCGCCGATACGTTGATAGCAGTTCTGGCAGGTGTTGCTATTTTTCCGGCAGTTTTTGCTTTCGGGATCGAGGCGAGCAGCGGCCCCGGATTGGTTTTCATTACACTGCCGAACGTGTTTCAGCAAATGCCGGGAGGTTATATCTTTTCGATTTTGTTCTTCCTTTTGCTGACTGTTGCAGCGCTTACTTCGTCTATTTCAATTTTGGAGGTAGTCGTCGCGTATTTTAATGAAGAACTAAAAATGAAACGCCGTGTTGCGACCGTTTTTGCAACGGTGATTATTTCGCTTTTGGGAATCATCTGCTCCCTGTCAATGGGGATCTTTGATCATTATACTTTCTTCGATTTGAACTTCTTCGATTTACTTGATTGGGTTTCGGCCAACCTGCTCCTTCCTCTTGGTGGATTATTTATCTCACTTTTTGTGGGCTGGAGATTGGGGCGCAAGAAGGTTCGTGAAGAAATTCAGAAAGGTGGAAGCATTACCGAAATGTTTTTGTCGATATTTATGTTCCTGGTACGTATTATTGCGCCAATTGCAATCGCTATCGTCTTCCTGAAGGGAATTGGCTTGTTGAATATTTAA